From one Coffea eugenioides isolate CCC68of chromosome 11, Ceug_1.0, whole genome shotgun sequence genomic stretch:
- the LOC113751286 gene encoding putative late blight resistance protein homolog R1A-10 isoform X2: MSEAAVSFVLENLKQIAVCNAHLIADVRENFEKLFDQLKILKGFVKDYTEMNSNTEALKALRRELKSVVGETEDVIDEYIVHASTQKARGKVDYGSKLRDLGKKIEQVSRRVKLTLESQIVPRLEAAQIQDVANGRAKKKQASIVEEDNVIGFDDATKAVMERLQGGSEDLEVISIVGMPGLGKTTLAKKVLHDPKIEYDFFARAFIYVSQQFERTEVFLNILGSIGQLTEEAKNMPEEKLAEHVREQLKTRMYLIVMDDVWKIEDWDKLKVAFPNNKKRSRVLITTRNTSVAIYANPAVEPYHLDFLTFDASRELLRRKVFGENKCPEEVEQHEVHMVKKCDGLPLSIVVIAGILIKHRQIVRWWGRVADSVNDYISRDEKHIRDVIILSYNHLPYHLKPCFLYLGVFREDFEIPAWKLLRLWIAEGFVPQQRDLNLEDIAEEYLEELVDRNLVMVGQRRSNGQIKTCRVHDTLRDFCKEEGKEENIFHEIKKDDREILSSKSPTLDDCRRLCINANVMDYMSKKPSDAPVRSFLTSAKEETALDAEHVSLIPRAFKLLRVLEAKSLRFAVFPPDLCQLVLLKYISMSCKLDILPPAMSTLWSLQTLIVDTTARTLQIKSDIWKMPQLRHLHTNTSTSLPCPTTPRCETLVNANLQTLSSISPQSCTKELFERTPKLKKLAICGKLAVLFQANGRSNLFESLCALDFLENLKLLNEYVSSPLKRLPQEHNFPRKLTKLTLSKTLLPWNQMSTLGKLANLEVLKLKINAFTGDRWRTESEGFQSLQFLHIGSTGLSSWDVAAADHLPVLKSLVLKHCPDLRRLPPSLGHISTLQLIDLSCTNPRVASSAKDIENLKLKQAQQKGSKSNRFMLLVYPPDHLLLPPHKPLLPVLLRQERI; encoded by the exons ATGTCAGAAGCAGCTGTGAGTTTTGTCCTAGAAAACCTGAAGCAAATAGCGGTTTGTAACGCCCATTTAATAGCTGATGTGAGggagaattttgagaaattgttCGATCAGCTCAAGATTCTCAAAGGCTTCGTCAAAGACTACACAGAAATGAACAGCAACACCGAGGCCCTGAAGGCGCTGAGGAGGGAGCTCAAAAGCGTGGTCGGTGAAACCGAGGATGTCATCGACGAGTACATCGTTCATGCCTCGACGCAGAAGGCTAGAGGAAAAGTTGACTATGGGAGCAAGCTTCGAGACCTGGGGAAGAAAATAGAGCAAGTCAGTAGAAGAGTGAAGCTTACTCTGGAGAGCCAGATAGTGCCTCGTTTGGAGGCTGCACAAATCCAGGACGTAGCCAATGGACGTGCAAAGAAAAAGCAG GCCTCAATAGTTGAGGAAGATAATGTGATTGGATTTGATGATGCAACAAAAGCAGTGATGGAACGTCTCCAAGGAGGCTCAGAAGACCTCGAGGTTATATCAATAGTTGGTATGCCTGGGCTGGGGAAGACGACACTAGCCAAAAAAGTCTTACATGACCCAAAAATTGAGTATGATTTCTTCGCCCGGGCATTTATCTACGTTTCTCAGCAATTTGAGAGAACTGAGGTGTTCCTCAATATTCTGGGGTCTATTGGCCAACTCACTGAGGAAGCGAAAAATATGCCAGAAGAAAAATTAGCAGAACACGTTCGCGAACAATTGAAGACCAGAATGTACTTGATAGTTATGGATGATGTGTGGAAGATAGAGGACTGGGATAAACTCAAAGTAGCTTTTCCGAACAATAAGAAGCGCAGCAGAGTCTTGATTACTACTAGAAACACCTCCGTGGCTATATATGCAAATCCAGCAGTTGAGCCATATCATTTGGACTTTCTAACTTTTGATGCCAGTCGAGAGTTACTACGGAGAAAGGTTTTTGGTGAGAACAAGTGCCCCGAAGAAGTGGAACAACATGAAGTGCATATGGTAAAGAAATGTGATGGACTGCCCCTGTCAATAGTGGTGATTGCAGGTATTCTCATTAAACACCGGCAGATTGTTCGTTGGTGGGGTCGAGTTGCTGACAGTGTCAATGACTACATTTCCAGGGATGAAAAGCATATTAGGGATGTTATAATACTGAGCTACAACCATTTGCCTTACCATTTGAAACCTTGTTTTCTCTATCTTGGTGTCTTCAGGGAGGATTTTGAGATCCCTGCGTGGAAGTTGTTGCGATTGTGGATCGCTGAAGGGTTTGTGCCTCAGCAAAGAGATTTAAACTTGGAGGATATTGCAGAGGAATATCTGGAGGAACTTGTTGACAGGAATCTAGTTATGGTGGGACAGAGGAGGTCAAATGGCCAAATCAAAACTTGTCGTGTCCATGACACTTTGCGTGACTTCTGCAAGGAGGAAGGCAAGGAGGAAAACATCTTCCATGAAATTAAGAAGGATGACCGGGAAATCTTATCATCCAAGAGCCCAACCTTGGATGATTGTCGTCGTTTGTGCATCAATGCTAATGTCATGGATTATATGTCTAAAAAACCTTCTGATGCTCCTGTTCGCTCTTTCTTGACTTCGGCCAAGGAAGAAACTGCATTGGATGCTGAACATGTCTCCCTTATCCCAAGAGCATTCAAATTGCTTAGAGTGTTGGAAGCAAAGTCACTGAGATTTGCTGTGTTTCCCCCTGATCTGTGTCAACTAGTTCTCTTGAAGTACATTTCCATGTCTTGCAAACTTGACATCCTTCCGCCTGCAATGTCTACACTGTGGAGCTTGCAAACTCTTATAGTAGACACAACTGCACGTACTCTTCAAATCAAATCAGACATATGGAAGATGCCACAACTGAGGCATTTGCATACTAACACATCCACTTCTTTGCCCTGCCCCACAACACCTAGATGTGAAACCTTGGTAAATGCAAATCTTCAAACCTTGTCTTCCATCTCACCCCAGAGTTGCACAAAAGAATTGTTTGAAAGGACTCCCAAGCTCAAGAAACTGGCCATTTGTGGGAAATTGGCCGTACTTTTTCAGGCCAATGGCCGATCCAACTTATTTGAAAGCCTCTGTGCATTAGATTTccttgaaaacttgaagttaTTGAACGAATATGTGTCCTCCCCATTGAAAAGACTTCCACAAGAACACAATTTCCCCCGCAAGTTGACAAAGTTGACTTTGTCAAAGACTTTGTTGCCTTGGAATCAAATGTCCACCTTAGGAAAGCTGGCGAATCTCGAGGTTCTCAAGTTAAAAATCAATGCGTTTACGGGTGATAGGTGGCGAACAGAGAGTGAGGGATTTCAGAGCCTCCAATTCCTGCACATTGGAAGCACAGGTTTGTCGAGCTGGGATGTTGCAGCCGCGGATCATCTACCCGTACTGAAAAGTCTTGTTCTTAAGCACTGCCCTGATCTTCGTCGACTTCCACCCAGCCTAGGACATATTTCCACCCTTCAACTGATTGACCTCAGTTGCACCAATCCTAGAGTGGCCTCCTCTGCAAAAGACATTGAGAACCTGAAACTGAAACAAGCCCAGCAAAAAGGCAGCAAAAGCAATAGATTTATGCTCTTGGTGTATCCCCCGGATCATTTGTTACTGCCACCGCATAAACCACTTCTTCCAGTGCTTCTTCGACAG GAGAGGATTTAA
- the LOC113751286 gene encoding putative late blight resistance protein homolog R1A-10 isoform X1: MSEAAVSFVLENLKQIAVCNAHLIADVRENFEKLFDQLKILKGFVKDYTEMNSNTEALKALRRELKSVVGETEDVIDEYIVHASTQKARGKVDYGSKLRDLGKKIEQVSRRVKLTLESQIVPRLEAAQIQDVANGRAKKKQASIVEEDNVIGFDDATKAVMERLQGGSEDLEVISIVGMPGLGKTTLAKKVLHDPKIEYDFFARAFIYVSQQFERTEVFLNILGSIGQLTEEAKNMPEEKLAEHVREQLKTRMYLIVMDDVWKIEDWDKLKVAFPNNKKRSRVLITTRNTSVAIYANPAVEPYHLDFLTFDASRELLRRKVFGENKCPEEVEQHEVHMVKKCDGLPLSIVVIAGILIKHRQIVRWWGRVADSVNDYISRDEKHIRDVIILSYNHLPYHLKPCFLYLGVFREDFEIPAWKLLRLWIAEGFVPQQRDLNLEDIAEEYLEELVDRNLVMVGQRRSNGQIKTCRVHDTLRDFCKEEGKEENIFHEIKKDDREILSSKSPTLDDCRRLCINANVMDYMSKKPSDAPVRSFLTSAKEETALDAEHVSLIPRAFKLLRVLEAKSLRFAVFPPDLCQLVLLKYISMSCKLDILPPAMSTLWSLQTLIVDTTARTLQIKSDIWKMPQLRHLHTNTSTSLPCPTTPRCETLVNANLQTLSSISPQSCTKELFERTPKLKKLAICGKLAVLFQANGRSNLFESLCALDFLENLKLLNEYVSSPLKRLPQEHNFPRKLTKLTLSKTLLPWNQMSTLGKLANLEVLKLKINAFTGDRWRTESEGFQSLQFLHIGSTGLSSWDVAAADHLPVLKSLVLKHCPDLRRLPPSLGHISTLQLIDLSCTNPRVASSAKDIENLKLKQAQQKGSKSNRFMLLVYPPDHLLLPPHKPLLPVLLRQVSKVLGISSSPILFS, from the exons ATGTCAGAAGCAGCTGTGAGTTTTGTCCTAGAAAACCTGAAGCAAATAGCGGTTTGTAACGCCCATTTAATAGCTGATGTGAGggagaattttgagaaattgttCGATCAGCTCAAGATTCTCAAAGGCTTCGTCAAAGACTACACAGAAATGAACAGCAACACCGAGGCCCTGAAGGCGCTGAGGAGGGAGCTCAAAAGCGTGGTCGGTGAAACCGAGGATGTCATCGACGAGTACATCGTTCATGCCTCGACGCAGAAGGCTAGAGGAAAAGTTGACTATGGGAGCAAGCTTCGAGACCTGGGGAAGAAAATAGAGCAAGTCAGTAGAAGAGTGAAGCTTACTCTGGAGAGCCAGATAGTGCCTCGTTTGGAGGCTGCACAAATCCAGGACGTAGCCAATGGACGTGCAAAGAAAAAGCAG GCCTCAATAGTTGAGGAAGATAATGTGATTGGATTTGATGATGCAACAAAAGCAGTGATGGAACGTCTCCAAGGAGGCTCAGAAGACCTCGAGGTTATATCAATAGTTGGTATGCCTGGGCTGGGGAAGACGACACTAGCCAAAAAAGTCTTACATGACCCAAAAATTGAGTATGATTTCTTCGCCCGGGCATTTATCTACGTTTCTCAGCAATTTGAGAGAACTGAGGTGTTCCTCAATATTCTGGGGTCTATTGGCCAACTCACTGAGGAAGCGAAAAATATGCCAGAAGAAAAATTAGCAGAACACGTTCGCGAACAATTGAAGACCAGAATGTACTTGATAGTTATGGATGATGTGTGGAAGATAGAGGACTGGGATAAACTCAAAGTAGCTTTTCCGAACAATAAGAAGCGCAGCAGAGTCTTGATTACTACTAGAAACACCTCCGTGGCTATATATGCAAATCCAGCAGTTGAGCCATATCATTTGGACTTTCTAACTTTTGATGCCAGTCGAGAGTTACTACGGAGAAAGGTTTTTGGTGAGAACAAGTGCCCCGAAGAAGTGGAACAACATGAAGTGCATATGGTAAAGAAATGTGATGGACTGCCCCTGTCAATAGTGGTGATTGCAGGTATTCTCATTAAACACCGGCAGATTGTTCGTTGGTGGGGTCGAGTTGCTGACAGTGTCAATGACTACATTTCCAGGGATGAAAAGCATATTAGGGATGTTATAATACTGAGCTACAACCATTTGCCTTACCATTTGAAACCTTGTTTTCTCTATCTTGGTGTCTTCAGGGAGGATTTTGAGATCCCTGCGTGGAAGTTGTTGCGATTGTGGATCGCTGAAGGGTTTGTGCCTCAGCAAAGAGATTTAAACTTGGAGGATATTGCAGAGGAATATCTGGAGGAACTTGTTGACAGGAATCTAGTTATGGTGGGACAGAGGAGGTCAAATGGCCAAATCAAAACTTGTCGTGTCCATGACACTTTGCGTGACTTCTGCAAGGAGGAAGGCAAGGAGGAAAACATCTTCCATGAAATTAAGAAGGATGACCGGGAAATCTTATCATCCAAGAGCCCAACCTTGGATGATTGTCGTCGTTTGTGCATCAATGCTAATGTCATGGATTATATGTCTAAAAAACCTTCTGATGCTCCTGTTCGCTCTTTCTTGACTTCGGCCAAGGAAGAAACTGCATTGGATGCTGAACATGTCTCCCTTATCCCAAGAGCATTCAAATTGCTTAGAGTGTTGGAAGCAAAGTCACTGAGATTTGCTGTGTTTCCCCCTGATCTGTGTCAACTAGTTCTCTTGAAGTACATTTCCATGTCTTGCAAACTTGACATCCTTCCGCCTGCAATGTCTACACTGTGGAGCTTGCAAACTCTTATAGTAGACACAACTGCACGTACTCTTCAAATCAAATCAGACATATGGAAGATGCCACAACTGAGGCATTTGCATACTAACACATCCACTTCTTTGCCCTGCCCCACAACACCTAGATGTGAAACCTTGGTAAATGCAAATCTTCAAACCTTGTCTTCCATCTCACCCCAGAGTTGCACAAAAGAATTGTTTGAAAGGACTCCCAAGCTCAAGAAACTGGCCATTTGTGGGAAATTGGCCGTACTTTTTCAGGCCAATGGCCGATCCAACTTATTTGAAAGCCTCTGTGCATTAGATTTccttgaaaacttgaagttaTTGAACGAATATGTGTCCTCCCCATTGAAAAGACTTCCACAAGAACACAATTTCCCCCGCAAGTTGACAAAGTTGACTTTGTCAAAGACTTTGTTGCCTTGGAATCAAATGTCCACCTTAGGAAAGCTGGCGAATCTCGAGGTTCTCAAGTTAAAAATCAATGCGTTTACGGGTGATAGGTGGCGAACAGAGAGTGAGGGATTTCAGAGCCTCCAATTCCTGCACATTGGAAGCACAGGTTTGTCGAGCTGGGATGTTGCAGCCGCGGATCATCTACCCGTACTGAAAAGTCTTGTTCTTAAGCACTGCCCTGATCTTCGTCGACTTCCACCCAGCCTAGGACATATTTCCACCCTTCAACTGATTGACCTCAGTTGCACCAATCCTAGAGTGGCCTCCTCTGCAAAAGACATTGAGAACCTGAAACTGAAACAAGCCCAGCAAAAAGGCAGCAAAAGCAATAGATTTATGCTCTTGGTGTATCCCCCGGATCATTTGTTACTGCCACCGCATAAACCACTTCTTCCAGTGCTTCTTCGACAGGTTAGTAAAGTTCTTGGCATATCTTCTTCTCctatcttgttttcttga